The DNA region TGGCACGGTGCTGGGCGTCACCACGGTCGCGGGTGAGCTGGCGGCGGGCGCCGAGGCCACGGTCACCCTGCAGATTGCCTCCCAGTCCCAGGGCGCGGTCTCGGTGACCGTGTCCGCGGACGACTACGGCAACGGCCAGGGCCGCGAGGCGGAGTCCGACGAGACGAACAACACGGCCACCGCCTCGGTGAGCCTGTACTGCGCTCCCCCGGAGCCTCCTCCGTCGCCGGACCTGACGGCGGCGAACGTGGCGGCGGCCTGCGCCACGGGTTCGGATGGGAACGCCATCCTGCGGCTCACCGCCACGGTGCGCAACGCGGGTCCGGCCTCCGTGGCCGCGGGTCTGCCGGTGGCCTTCTACCGGAGCAACCCGGCCACGGGCGGCGCGCTGCTGGGGGTCACCACCGTCCAGGGTCCGCTCGCCGCGGGCGCCGAGGCGACGGTCACCCTGGAGATCGCCTCGCAGACGGGCACCGCGGTCAGCGTGTTCGTGGTGGCCGACGACCTGGGCAACGGCCAGGGCCGTGAGGCGGAGTCCAACGAGAACAACAACAGCGCCTCGGCGACGGTGAACCTGGTGTGCGCGCCGCCGGAGCCCCCGGAGTGCGTGGAGCTGCCGCTCAACGACTACAACCTGTTCCTCACGGGCGACTACACCGAGGGAACGGACCTGGAGGGCCGGGTGGCCGCGGGTGGCAACATCTCCATGACGAACTTCTCGGTGGGCTGGAAGCTGCCGGAGTCCGATGCCTCCCCGAAGATCATCGCCGGTGGCAACCTGACGCTGAGCAACGGCAGCGTGTGGGGCACCGCGCTGTACGGCGGCACCTACAGCGCCAGCCACGTGGACTACCTGCAGGGCGGCAGCGCCTCGAAGGCCACCCCGGTGGACTTCGCGGCCCGCGGCGCCCAGCTGCGCGCGCTGTCCAACCAGCTGGCCGGCCTGCCCGCCACGGGTGAGACCCAGGCTCCGCCCTGGAACGTCCTCACCCTGCAGGGCACCAACGTCGAGTCGGGCCTGGAGGTGTTCGAGGTGAGCGCGGCGGACCTGTCGCGCGCCACCCAGCTCATCATCCGCGGCGTGTCCACCACGTCCGTGGCGGTCGTCAACGTGCGCGGCCCGTCGGTCACCCTCAAGGGCGGCCGCGAGTACGCGGGCAACAACGTGCTGTTCAACTACGTGGACGCCACGAGCATCACCGCCAGCGCCTACGGCATCCACGGCACGGTGCTGGCGCCCGACGCGCGCATCTTCTTCTCGAACGGAAGCTGGGATGGCGGCATCTACGCCAAGTCGCTGACGGGTAACGCCGAGGGCCACCACGCGCCCCTGCCGAACCCCGGCTGCCCCAACAACCCCGTGGGCAAGAAGCGCTAAGTGAAGACGGGGAGGGCTCCTCCGGGGGCCCTCTCTGAGCAGGTCCGGGCGCGCGGCTTCCTCCGGGAGGCCGCGCGCCCTTGCCTTTTCAGGGCCTCAGAGCTTCAGCTCGAAGCGGCGCGTGGGGCCCGCGAGGGCGGGCACGAGGGGCTGGAAGCCGAGGCCCTGGCAGAGGCCGATGGCCGCGTGCATGGTGGGCAGCGTGTCCAGCCGCATGGCGGCATAGCGCAGGGTCCGGGCCTCCTCGAGGATGGCGCGGGCCAGGCGCTGGCCCAGCCCCTGGCCGCGGTGCCGGACGCGCACGTACAGCCGCTTCATCTCGCAGAGGCCCGGCGCCAGGGGGCGCAGGGCGGCACACCCCACGGGGCCATGGTCCCCGGTGGCGAGGAACAGGCAGCCCCCGGGCGGGGCGTAGTCCGCGGGGAACCCGCGCATCTCCCGGGTGAAGTCCTGGAAGTCCAGGTGGATGCCGAGCGCGGCGGCGTACTCGAGCACGAGGGTCCGGGCCTGCTGCACCTGCCACGGTTGGGTGGCGCGGATGATCTCGACTCCGCCTGTGTGCGCCCCCATGGGGGCGGCACGTTACCACGGAACGGCGGGGGGCGGCCTGGGGGCCCGCTCAGGCCAGCTCCACCCCATGGCCCGCGGCGGCCGAGGCGATGCTCACGCGGGAGGCCTCCTGCTGGTAGCCGCCCCGGAAGGGGTGCTGGGCGATGAACAGGGGGGTGTCCAGGTCCGCGTAGTGAAAGCCGCCCAGGCCCGCGGCGAAGTGGGCGGAGAGGCTCATGGAGAGCACGCTCTCCACCATGCCGCCAATCATCAGCTCCAGGCCGGCGGCGCGGGCCAGGTTCCACATCGTCAGGGACTCCACCACGCCGCACTTCATCGTCTTGAGGTTGATGCCGTGCGCGGCGCGCTCGCGCACCAGGCGCAGCACATCCGCCGCGGAGCGGGCGGACTCGTCGGCGCAGATGGGGATGCGCGAGCCGTGGGCGAGGCTCGCCAGGCCCTCGAAGTCCCCGGGCGGCACGGGCTGCTCGAAGAGGGACAGGGGCACCTGGGCCCGCTCCAGCCCCGCGAGGAAGGCGCGCGCCTGGGCCACGGTGTAGCCGCCGTTGGCGTCGGCGAAGAGGCGCGCCTGGGGGGCCACCTCGCGGATGGCGGCGAGCCGCTCCACGTCCTGCCCGGGGTCGCCCGCGCCGACCTTCACCTTCAGGGTGGTGATGCCGCGGGCGAGGATGGCCCGGGCGGAGGCGATGGCGTGGGCGCGGTCCCCGGCCGTCACCGTCATGTCGATGTCCAGCGCGGTGCCGGCCCCGCCGAAGAACACCCACAGGGGCACGCGGTGGTGGCGGGCCAGGGCATCGAGCAGCGCCGTCTCCAGGGCGCAGAGGGCCGCGGGCGCCTTCGGGAGCGCCTCGGCGAGCAGCGCGGACAGGGGGCGCCAGGCGCGCACGTCCTTCCCGAGCAGGGGCTCGCGCACGGACTCGAGCGCGGCGAGGGTGCCCGCCTGCGTCTCGCCGCTCACGGCGGGGAAGGGGGCGGCCTCGCCCAGGCCGGTGGTGCCATCGGCGAGGGTGAGGCGCACGAGCACGTTGTGGGCCACGTGCTGGGCGCCGGTGGCGATGGCGAAGGGCTCGGTGAGGGGCAGGTCCAGTGGCTCGAAGGCCAGCGCGGTGATGAGCGTGGGGTGCATGGGCGGCACCGTTCTAATCCAAGACGCGGCCGTTTACTGGCGCCGCCGCTCCAGCTCGCGCGCCAGGGACTCCTCCAGGCCACGCAGGACGGTGTCCACGTCGAAGGACTCGCCCTGCGTCTCCCAGTCCAGCAGGGGGTCCGCCACCCCCATGCGCTGGGTGAGGGTGCGCAGCTTCACCAGGGCCCGCTCCAGGGTGCCGAGCAGGGCGGCCTCCTGGGGCACGCGCTGCTGGAGCAGGGAGAGGCCCAGCTCCAGGGACTGGAGCGGGGTGTTGGCCGCGTCGCGCAGCACGAGCAGCAGCCGCGCCAGTTGCTGCAGGGACTCCGCCTCGGTGCGCGCCTGGTTCAGCCGCTCCTCGACGCGCTGGGTGCGCACGCGGAAGGCGAGCAGCCCGAAGGCCACGGCGCCCCAGACGAGGGTAATCCACGGCTCCCAGGGCATGCCCAGGCGCGTGTGCAGCCCCAGGCCGTACCAGAGCAGCACGCTCTCCAGGGCGAAGAGGCCAATGAGCACGCTGCCCAGCGCCAGCCCCGTGGGGGCCACCAGCCCGATGCCCACCATGAGCAGGCGGTGGCCCGTGAGCGGCAGCCACACCTGCCCGGAGGCGGCCATGGCCGCGGCCATGGCCACCTCGGCCACGGCGAAGAGGCCCAGGTAGGGCAGCACCACCGCCACGAAGACGCCCACTCCCAGCCCGCGCTGGGGGTGCCGCCGGTGGGCGAAGAGCAGCCCCAGGAGCCCCAGGGCCACGAGCACGTGCAGCCCCCGGAGCTCGGGCAGCAGCCAGGCCCCCGGGAAGGTCCGCGCGTCGATGAAGGCGTAGGCCGTCTCGGCGAGCACCGTCAGGCCGGAGGCCCAGACGGCCGACCACCAGGCCCGGACCGGGTGCTCGCGCGTGGCCCAGAACGCCAGGGGCCTAGGGCCGGCTGGGGACATCCAGCTCCCTCACCAGCGCCATCACGTCCTTCGCGCCGACAGGCTTGGTCATGACGCGCGCGTCCGCCAGCCGCCGCGCCTCCTCCAGCCCGGGGTGGGAGCGGGCATGGCCCGTCAGGAAGACGGTGCGCCCCGTGAAGCCGTTCTCCCGCAGCCAGTGGTAGGCGTCCAGCCCGCTGGGCCTCCCTGCGCCCAGGTTCACGTCCAGCAGCGCCAGCACGCACCCGGCCACCTGCGCGCGCTGCCGGCCCAGCTCCTCGAAGGAGCGCGCGCTCACGCAGGACTCCGCGCCGGAGAGCAGCAGCATGTCGCACAGAAGGGACCTGAGATCGTTGTCGTCCTCGAGCACCAGCACCCGTCGCACATCCGCCCCCTTCGGCAGCTTGCCCCCGCGAGGTTCACCCCCCCCGGACGGTTTCGCAAGCCACCTCTCCGGGTGTTTCCCGGGCCTTGCCTACAATGTGGGATACGCGCACGGCGGGTCCAGTTCACCCCAGCGCACACTTTTCGGGGTGATCCCAGGCAACTTCCCCCCGGCCGGTGAGACAATGGGAGTCGAGGATCAACCGCCCATGCCCTCACGAGGTGGGCCGAACATAGAGTGAGGAGTTTTTCCCATGCGCGTCAACGGCAACGGCGGTCCCGTCCGGCCCAAGCAGGGCGAACTGGAGACCCCCAAGTCCACGGGTTCCAAGGAAGCGTCTCAACCCCAAGCGCGCGGAGCAGCCTCCCGGCAGTCCTCACCTGTGGGCACCAACGATGGTTTCGAGTCCGCGCCGAAGCTGGCGCGGGGCAGCGCGGGCGGCACGGCCCAGGCGCGCGGGGCGAAGGACGCCCCCGCCGAGGTCCGCACCGGGCAGATGGACTACTACCGGCAGCGCCAGGAGGACTTCGTGCGGCGCAACCCGGGCCAGAAGCCGCCGGACTACTACCTGGGCTACGGCAACAAGTACGCCGAGAAGTTCGCCAGCCTGGGGCCGAAAGACTTGTCCCCCGAGGGGCTGAAGTGGCGCGACCGGACGCTCAAGGCGCTCCAGGACGCCATGGAGACGAAGCGGATGGAGGATCCGGCGGCGTTCGCGCAGCTCGAGCGCGACCCGGAGGCCTTCCGCCAGTTCGCCTATGACACGCACGCGGATGCGTACGTGAAGTCGGGCCTGTTCGAGCTGCCCGCGCAGGACCTGGTGAAGATCGCCTCCACGCCTGAGTTCCGCGACTTGCTGAACAAGGACGGCGTGAAGCAGATCGCCGATGTGCTGGGCCGGCTGAAGCCGGAGGACGTGGCGCGCATCGGCGAGGAGTCCTTCAAGCAGATCGGCCAGGCGCTGGACGACTTCCGCAAGAACTTCAAGCTGCCGAAGTTGCCGCTGCCGCCGCTCTTGCCGCTGCCGAGCTTGCGGCTTCCCTGAGACGGGGTGGGCTGGCATCCTCGAACCGGCGAACGGCTCCAGGCGAGAGGATAGAGCGTGGCGGAGACAATCTGGGAGAAGCGGGGAGCGCTGGCGGAGGGGCTGCGGGCAGGGGCCGTGGCCGCCAGCCGGGACGGCTTCGGGCTGGTGAGCGCGGTGGCGGAGCCCACGGCCGGCGCGCTGCAGGACCGCATGAGGGCCCGCCGCGCGCACGTGTACCGGGCCACGGCCCAGGGGCTGGAGCGCGTCTACGAGGGCCCCGGCTGGATTCAGGCGCTGGAGGGCCACGGGCCGCTGTGCGCGGCGCTGGGGGCCACGCTGAAGGCCTCGGGCTCCGGCTCGGACTACCACCTGCTCGTGTCCACGGATGGCGGCCGCCAGTGGGGCGTGCGCGGCCCGGTGCCCGCGCCGAGCGCCGTGCAGGTGCTGGCGGTGAGCGCGCAGGAGTTCTGGGTGCTGGGGGCGTACTTCCTGGGCCGGACGCTGGATGGCGGCGCGACGTGGGAAGAGGTGGAGCTGGAGGGCGAGCGCAACCCCCACGCGGAGCGGCTGCGGCGCACGGAGCAGGGCCCGGCGGTGCTGGGCAAGGGCCTGATGCTCACGCGGGATGGCGGCGCCACGTGGAGCCGGGAGTCCGCGGGCGGGGCGCGGCTGGTGGACGTGGACGGCGCCTACGTGGTGGCGGCCGAGGGCCTCCAGGCGCGGCTGGGCGAGCGGCGGGGCGGGGAGGTGCGCTGGCTGTCGGCGCTGCCCGTGGGCCGGGAGCCGCTGCGGCTGACCGTGGAGGGCACGCGCGTGCGGGTGCTGACGCGCAACACGGACCCCAGCAAGGGCGTGGAGCCCACGGTGCACGTGAGCGAGGACGGCGGCAAGACGTGGTCCGCGCAGAAGCACGAGCTGGGCGCGCACGTGGACATCGCGGGCCCGCACGGGCTGGGCCTGGATATACGGGGCACGGTGTACGGCCGCCTGGCGTGAGGCGGCCGCGGGCCCCGGGCCTCAGAGCCCGTGGGCCGGGGCGATGACCTTCTCCCAGAGCGGACGGTTGAACTCGAAGCCGTTGCCGATGCCGCTGGCCGGGAGCTGGTAGAGCCCGTAGTCCTTGCCCTTGGCGTAGTTGCGGTAGCCCTTGCCCACCTTGAAGAACAGGTCCGTGGCGCCCACGGCGATGCGGTTCACCACCGCGGTGGTGGGGGTGCCCGCGGGCATGGCGCCGTAGGCCATGAGCACCGCGTGGTTGATGAGGTCCGGCTTGAAGCCGTCATAGGCATAGAAGGTGGCGCTGCGCTCGCCGTTGGCGTCGTTGGAGCGGAACTCCTTGAGCTGGCCCACCTTGCCCTTGTTGGGCAGCTCCGCGCAGCCGGCGGTGAGGTAGCCGGAGCGCTCGCCCGTGCTCAGGAGCACGCCGGCGCCATTGTTGAGGCCGCAGTCGACGGGGGTGCTGAAGGTGTTGTTGGCCAGGAGCACGTAGATGTCGAAGAGCTGGTCGAGCGCGAGCCCCTTGTAGCGGTAGTTCTTGATGGCGTTCTGGATCTTCGTGGCGCTGGGGGCGCCGGAGGCCGGGTTGCTCACGTTCGTGTTGAACACGGCGGCCAGGTGGGTGAGGCCCGCGGCGTTGAGCTGGGAGACGAACGCGGCGTGCTGATAGCCATTGAGGAACGTGTCGGTGGCGGTGCGGCCTCCCAGGTAGAGCGTGGAGACGAGCATCGCGCCCACCATGCCCTCCTGGTAGTTGGGGTTCCAGCCGCGGTTGAGGTTGGTGTCGCCATCGATGCCGGTGGGCACGGCACCGTTCAGGTAGCTGGTGTCGGAGGTGGTGTAGGCCGAGCCCACCAGCGTGGCCTTCATGATGAGGTCCACCTTCGTCTTCTCGGCGGCGGTGAGCAGGTTCCAGACGCGCGGGGTGCGCTTGGCGATGGCGAACATGCCCGTCATCATCCGCTCGTGCTGGGCCATGTAGCCGCCGTTGCCGAACGGGTCGCGGTTGTTGCCGATGACGTAGCGGATCTGCTGGAGCAGCCGCGCGTCCGCGCCCGTGTTTCCCGTGAAGGACGCGATGGCGAGGAGGATGGACTGGCCGTTGCAGTTGGAGCAGTAGCGCTCGCCGGAGGCGTTGACGCCGAACCAGCCCAGGGGCGCGGCGATGGCCAGGTCCACCGTGGCCTGCGGAGGGCTGGCGAGCACGGGGGCCGCGAGGGCGGCGTCCGAGGTGCCCTCGGACGGAAGCTCCCCGGAGGTGAGTTCACCCCCGCAGCCGAGGAGCGAGGAGAGGACGAGCGAAGACAGAAAGCGGCGCATGGAGAGACTCCTGAACAGGGGACGCTGACCAGAGAGGGGTTGTCTCCAAGAAATACCATCAAAACGTGTAATTCGTCAGGGGCGGAGCAACCGGCGCACGTGGTGGGCGATGCGGCCTTCCTCGTCGCTGGGGAGGACACGCACCGCGTAGCGCGGAGGGCTCGCGTCATCCAGCGCGATGCCCAGGTGGCCTAGCCTCGCGCAGACCTGTTGCCGGACCTCGTGGCTGTTCTCGCCCACGCCCCCCGTGAACACGAGCAGGTCCAGGCCGCCCAGAACGGCCGCATAGGCGCCCACCGTCTTGGCGACGCTCCGGGTGAAGACGGAGAGTGCCAGGGCCGCGGCGGTGTCCCCCGAGGCGGCGGCCTTCGTCAGCGCCTGCATGTCCGGAGAACCGCCCGAGAGGCCCTGGAGCCCCGCGTCATGGTTCACCAGGGCCTCCAGCGCGTCCACGTCCAGCCGGGCGGAGCGCATGAGCCAGAGCAGCACGCCCGGATCCAGATCGCCCGTGCGGGTGGCCATGGGGATGCCGCCGGTGGGCGTGAGGCCCATGGAGGTGTCCACGGAAGTGCCGTGTTCGAGCGCGGCGAGGCTGGCCCCACTGCCCAGGTGCGCCACGACGGTGCGCGCGGGCACGTCCGGCCGGAGCTGCTCCA from Stigmatella aurantiaca includes:
- a CDS encoding GNAT family N-acetyltransferase, whose product is MGAHTGGVEIIRATQPWQVQQARTLVLEYAAALGIHLDFQDFTREMRGFPADYAPPGGCLFLATGDHGPVGCAALRPLAPGLCEMKRLYVRVRHRGQGLGQRLARAILEEARTLRYAAMRLDTLPTMHAAIGLCQGLGFQPLVPALAGPTRRFELKL
- a CDS encoding dipeptide epimerase gives rise to the protein MHPTLITALAFEPLDLPLTEPFAIATGAQHVAHNVLVRLTLADGTTGLGEAAPFPAVSGETQAGTLAALESVREPLLGKDVRAWRPLSALLAEALPKAPAALCALETALLDALARHHRVPLWVFFGGAGTALDIDMTVTAGDRAHAIASARAILARGITTLKVKVGAGDPGQDVERLAAIREVAPQARLFADANGGYTVAQARAFLAGLERAQVPLSLFEQPVPPGDFEGLASLAHGSRIPICADESARSAADVLRLVRERAAHGINLKTMKCGVVESLTMWNLARAAGLELMIGGMVESVLSMSLSAHFAAGLGGFHYADLDTPLFIAQHPFRGGYQQEASRVSIASAAAGHGVELA
- a CDS encoding response regulator → MRRVLVLEDDNDLRSLLCDMLLLSGAESCVSARSFEELGRQRAQVAGCVLALLDVNLGAGRPSGLDAYHWLRENGFTGRTVFLTGHARSHPGLEEARRLADARVMTKPVGAKDVMALVRELDVPSRP
- a CDS encoding WD40/YVTN/BNR-like repeat-containing protein, translated to MAETIWEKRGALAEGLRAGAVAASRDGFGLVSAVAEPTAGALQDRMRARRAHVYRATAQGLERVYEGPGWIQALEGHGPLCAALGATLKASGSGSDYHLLVSTDGGRQWGVRGPVPAPSAVQVLAVSAQEFWVLGAYFLGRTLDGGATWEEVELEGERNPHAERLRRTEQGPAVLGKGLMLTRDGGATWSRESAGGARLVDVDGAYVVAAEGLQARLGERRGGEVRWLSALPVGREPLRLTVEGTRVRVLTRNTDPSKGVEPTVHVSEDGGKTWSAQKHELGAHVDIAGPHGLGLDIRGTVYGRLA
- a CDS encoding lyase, with product MRRFLSSLVLSSLLGCGGELTSGELPSEGTSDAALAAPVLASPPQATVDLAIAAPLGWFGVNASGERYCSNCNGQSILLAIASFTGNTGADARLLQQIRYVIGNNRDPFGNGGYMAQHERMMTGMFAIAKRTPRVWNLLTAAEKTKVDLIMKATLVGSAYTTSDTSYLNGAVPTGIDGDTNLNRGWNPNYQEGMVGAMLVSTLYLGGRTATDTFLNGYQHAAFVSQLNAAGLTHLAAVFNTNVSNPASGAPSATKIQNAIKNYRYKGLALDQLFDIYVLLANNTFSTPVDCGLNNGAGVLLSTGERSGYLTAGCAELPNKGKVGQLKEFRSNDANGERSATFYAYDGFKPDLINHAVLMAYGAMPAGTPTTAVVNRIAVGATDLFFKVGKGYRNYAKGKDYGLYQLPASGIGNGFEFNRPLWEKVIAPAHGL
- a CDS encoding acetate/propionate family kinase, which translates into the protein MSGALLVINSGSSSLKFGLYAGHSEAVLFKGSAVHIGGAHGKLSIRDGAGTQVLSEAAAHPSQEEAFRAAVSRLETFHPGAPVAIGHRLVHGGPHLRQHQALTPEVLHALEEATHFAPLHIPPALELIRAVQKRYPGVPQFACFDTAFHATLPEEASAYALPRAYREQGVQRYGFHGLSYESIVEQLRPDVPARTVVAHLGSGASLAALEHGTSVDTSMGLTPTGGIPMATRTGDLDPGVLLWLMRSARLDVDALEALVNHDAGLQGLSGGSPDMQALTKAAASGDTAAALALSVFTRSVAKTVGAYAAVLGGLDLLVFTGGVGENSHEVRQQVCARLGHLGIALDDASPPRYAVRVLPSDEEGRIAHHVRRLLRP